The Stigmatella aurantiaca DW4/3-1 genome contains the following window.
GTAGAGCAGACGGACAGTCACGTCAGTGGGAAGAGTTACGGCCTCAAGATCATCGAGAGGGTGAACGAGCGCACCAAGGGCGCCATCCAGCTCAACGAAGGCAGTGTCTATCCCGCCCTGAAGGCACTGGAGCGTGAGGGGCTTCTGCGTAGCTTCGATGGAGAGCCAATGCCAGAGCGGGGCGGGAGGCCGCGTCGCTACTACGAGATCACCGGAGAAGGCCTCCGGGTGGCGAACGAGCAGCGTGCCGCAGTCATTGGGCTTTGGGAGCCTGCGTGGGTGGGAGCATGAATGGCTCGATCGTTGTGGTGGACGACCACGCTCTCGGCAAGGCACTCATGGATCATGATGCTGCTCAAGCGCGTTTTTACGACGCAGTTCGCAAGCGCAAGCATGATGGTGCTCGTGCAGATGCTGGCGCTCCAAGGCCCGGGCAGCGAACCATGGCAAGAGCAGAGCGTGCTCTCGACGTTCTTTCCGCGATAGTTCCGAGGCGTATCGCCAACGAGGAAATCGGCGATGCCATCGAATACATCCACAGAATGGTCAAGGCGAAGCGCCCTAAGTTTTTCATCGGCAGTCCCGAATGCGAGCAGCGCCGCTCGTGGATGGCCCAGCGTTCGCACCTCGCTGTGCGGAGCGGACTCCAGGCTTTGAAACATGCCTTCGATGCTGAGCAGCCGAATGAGGGACTCCCCCTCCGCGGTAGGCTCATCCAGCCGCAGTTCGATTCGACGCAGCGTGAGTCTACGCCCACGGTCGTCCTCCATCTGGACCGTCTGCTCAAAGACGGCGCCCGTTTCCACACAGCCCACCTTCTTTCTCTTCCCCACCTCCGGCAAGTCGCAGTCTCAAGGAACCTGTCTGCTTGTCGGACAGGCAGGAAGAGAACGCAAGCCGTGCTGGATGCTACGCGGGAACAGCCCGGTCAGCAGGGGGGGAAGTTTGTTGGGGTGCACTGATTGCCGTGCTGCGTTCCCCGTGTGGACTAGGCAGAACCGCAGAGGAGAACCTTCGACTTCGACGTGTGCGCCTGAGTGAGGTGTGGAGGCAGGGGGCGGATGCTGGTGTACGTGAAAGAGGCGGCAAGACCTGGCCAGAGAGCCCCCAGGCTACGGGGTGTCGCGGTTCAAGCCACCCGGGACAAGAGAGCCAAGCCCCTGCCGCGTACCTGTTGGGAGGGCGGCCAGGGCTGGCGTGTCCCCAAGGGGGGTGCGGCCTCTGGACAGGCCGGGCGCATGGCTCGGGCAGCCCCCATCCGCGACCCTCCTCGGCCACTCCGCTCCAGCCCTCACCCTCAACGGTGCTGCGCGGGAGATGAGGTCCGCGCGAGCGGCAGCGGTCTCCTGTCAGCCTCAGCGAGGCGTGCATGGTGGAACCGAGGGCCGTGGCACTGCTGTTCCCCCTCCGGGGCTCCGGGTTCCACGAGTTGAACCGCGGGGCCTTCAAGGCACTAGGGGGCTACAACAAGTTCGACGACACCCCGCGAGCCAATGGAGAGCCTGGACAAGATGGGCATCTCGCCGGGTGACAGGTAGGCCGCGCTCAAAGCCCACAAGGCTGGCTGAGAGGAAAAGACATGCACCCCGAAAGACAGGTTCTCGGATTTCTCATTCGTGGCGCGCTGAGCGAAGAGCGCCTTCTCGAGAGTGTCGCCCGCGCGTTCAGCCTTGCCCCCGGAGGGGCATCGCGCTTCGACGTCGACAGCCCCGCCGGCGCAACCGTACTCGTCGAGACCACGCTTCGGCGCGCTGGCTTCCGTACGGATATCACCCTCTACGTCGATGCCTCACGCGCCAGTGCGACCACCGGCCTCACCTCCCTGGAGGTGGCCCGCTCGTCTCCCTCCGCTCCCTGTAGGGATGTCCTGCTCGCCGCCCCACGACTTCGTACCCTTGTGAAAACTGCTTTCCATGTGATTCCGTAAAGCAGTGGCGGAGTCCTGTTTCCGCCGGCTTCTCGAGGGAACCCATGCACGATGTTCGTCGAAGACTCGCCCTGGCCCTGTGGACCGGGGCATTCGCAACGCTGTTCTCCGCTCCCACCCGGGCGCAGTCATTGAGAGCGGACCAGTTGTTGGAGGCGCCGGGTGCCACCAGCACGGATTGGATTCGAGCCCTGCCGCCCGTCTCACGTGAGCGTCCTTCACGCGTGGCGCTCATCCGCCTCCCGGAAGATGACCTCGCCGGTCAGCGAGAGCGTGTGCAGCACGCCCTGGGGGCTCTCGCATGGCATGAGCTCTTCTACGGCTGGCACTTCTTCGAGTTGCCCGAGACGCTCGCTCCGATGTCGGTCCGAGCACTGTTACTCCACGGTCGCCGTGGTGGACACGCAAGCCGACCTGGGTCACGTGGCCCGGCCGACGTTCTCCTGGCAGGCCACGCAGGACGCCACGGGCGTCACGTACCAGCAACTGCGCCTCGATGGCAGAGCCGCCATCACCCTGGGGGGAGCGTCACCTCCTACGTCCCCACCGCCAACCTGTCACCGGGCGTCCACGTCGTGACCGTCACCGCATGTGACCGCTTTGACCACTGCTGGACGACACCGGCCCGCTCGGTCCAGGCCGTCGGAACGCAGCCCACCGCCCCGGTGCCCCTGGCTCCCACGGGAGGCAACTCCATCGCCACCGCGCGACCTGAGTTCTCCTGGGCCCCGGCCACGGACGACGTGGGCATCACGGCGTATGTCCTGGAATGGAGCGGGGGCACGCCGGTGACGCTCGCGGGGACGGTGACGCGGTACACGCCCTCGACGAACCTTGCCGAGGGCACTCACTCCTGGCGGGTCTCCGCCTGCGACGCCAGCGCGCAGTGCACGAGCAGCGGCTGGGCGTCCTTCTCCGTGGACCTCCAGGCGCCGACCGCGCCCTTCCTCATGGCGCCGTCCCCCGGGGAAGTCGTGTGGGAGAACCCGCTCTACATCTTCGAGTGGGTGCACTCCTACGACGAGCAGCATTACGTCCAGTACACGGTGGTCATCGATGACCAGGAGCACGAGGTCCCCGACTCGAACTCGAGGCTCTACCTGGAGGAGTTCCTGGACTCCGTCGAGCACACCTGGTTCGTGAGGGCATGCGACCTGGCGGGAAACTGCACGGACTCGCCCAGCCAGACGTTCACCATCCGGCCCTACATCAAATGAGGAGGTGCTCAGCACGGCCGAGCGCGGCCCCGGCGAATTGAGCGGCCCATCCACCTACGAGCCCACGGCGAAGACGAGTGTTCCCGTGTCACACGAGGCGCCCACGGTGGCACAGATGGGCGCGAGGCGCGTCGAGCCGTAGGTGGCGAGGCCTGAGAAGTTCTCGATCCAATTCAGGGTTTCCGAGTTGCTCTGGCGTGGAGCATGCCCAAGGCGTCATTGAGCCAGAGGTGCTCTTGGGGTTTCGCGAAGCCTCCCAGAGACCGCTGTCGTTGGCGTATTGTTTTGACTCCTATCGCGTGGGCTATCCTGCACTTGCGGACCCTAACGCAACGGCGCTCCAGGCTGGCTGACGCTGACCGATCTTGTCCTCGGATGGCAGCTACAGGATGTGTAGAATCTTGAGACTGGGATCATTTCTTAGGGGAATGTAATCCCTGGGAAGGCGATGCTTCTTGTTCCCTCTCTGTCCCATAACTTGAGGGTGAAGGGGCCTTGGGCTTCCTCTTTCGTTGCTTTCGCTTCGATGAGCACGCGTTGTTCGAGTGCTCCCTCGTCAAGAGACTCTTGGTGGCGGACCGAAAGCACATGCAAGGAGTGTGTTCCGGTGCCAGCCAACGCTGCGTCGTCAATCTTCCAACCTGGCTCATTCGTGAGAGGACGTAGCCATAACTCCACGGCGACCCGCTGACTGGATCGATAGGTGACGATGGAGCGCGCCTCGAAAAGTCCTCCTGGCGAGGAGGGCGAGCTTCTCTTCGAGAAGGTCTTGGCGGAGATCCCTCTGGGATCCATCAATCCGGCGTTCAGTAAAGCAACCAATCCATTCGGCTCCCGAGCGCCTGAGAGGATCCGCATGTTTTCTTCGCGGCATTGGCGAAGCTGGAGATCCTTGTCCGCCAGCTCTTGTTGACAAGACTCCACGGTGCGTTTTTGCCTGAACACTTCCACCAAAGCCTCTGCTTGAGCGGGATGCACCGCGAGCCAGAAGGCCGCACCCATGGGCGCCGAGTTCCCCTTGAAACGCAGCGTCAGCCGCAAGCGTTCTCCGGACAGGACTTTCACTGAGGGGATCAGCCTCAGGGTGCTATCGCTGATCTCAATCCGGGTGAACCGCTCGGCCCCTTCCACCGTCACTGTTTGCCGCGCGATCTCCTCGTCAAAAACAAATGTTGTGGAGAGTTCAGGACTGATGCACACGTCCATGACATCCAGCGTGGGTCTGGCTGGCAGCTCGATACGGCGGACCCCCGATTGACAGGGAGCGCCTCTGAGTTGAGCCATTGCGGTGGTTCCTGGCAAGAGGACCCACAGCCATGTCAGCAGCAGGCTGAGCCGGAAGTCTGGCGCCAGGCAAAACGTTTTGGAGCGGTTACTCAAAGCGATCGACAAACATGACCGCTCCCGAGTGATAGACCTTGACGGCCGTTTCCGAGGACTCTGGCTCTCGTTCCAATCCACGGTTGACACCGATGTCCACCAGTTCCATGCAAACAGGGAGGGGAGGCCCGCCGGAGGCCAGGACCAATGACGTGTATCGGCCGTAGACACGGTCCCCCACCAAGAGACGGCCGGAGACGAAGCTCTTGCCCGGCACGGTGGGATACCGTCTCGTGATGAGCACCGTGGACGGTCCCTCTTTGACCAAGACATTCTCTCGCTTCTCTCCCTTTCTGGGAACGATCATGCTCACGTGGAGGTAATCCCCTTCCTCGAAGCCGAGGTCGCTCATGGTCTGGAGGGCGCCAGGGGGGCACTCCTCGGGTGGAGGCATGGGCCGGGTAGCGGGTGAACCCCCCGCGCAGGCCAGGCCCACGCACAGGGGGAGCACCTTGGACAGCTTGGGATAGGAAGTGGAGCCGGAGAGTGGATTCACGCGCGGGTCGTCCTTGTCTAGCGCTGCCGGAGCGGCGGGCGCGGAGATAGGGGCCTCGAACGGCGCCGCGCCGGTTCCAGCATCCGGCGATGGAGGGACTCGCGCTATTTCCTGGTCACCTTCGCCTACCTGCCGGGTTGGGGTGAGGAGGGCCAGGCTCCCTCCCACGGCGATGGCCAGGACGAGCCCCCGGAGGCCCCAATGCTTCTTCCGGTTCACGGGAACGCGTGAAGAGAGATGGGGGGCGGAGGCCACCGCGTCGTTTTGGGAAGGCCCCCCTTCTCGCAAGCGGTGCTTCTTTTGCAGTTGCTGCCACATCCAGGCCCGTTCCCGGGGATTTCCCGCGCGCCTGCGGCGCAGCACCCCCTGGGGCTTGGGCGCCTTCTTTTTCGCGTCGGACAGGGGCTCGTCCCACTCGGCTCCTCCTTCCGAGGAAGCCTTCTCCAGCGCTTCCGCCACCTCCCGGGCGTGGGCGTGCCGGTTCTCCGGCTGCTTGGCCAACAGCCGGTGCACGATGGCCGCCAGGGCCTCGGGCACGCGCGGATTGGCTTCGCGGGCGCTGCGGGCAGGCTGGGTGGAGACCGCCAGCCAGAACATGTCCCGGGGCAGATGCGTGGAGAACGGGTACTGCCCCGTCAGCACCCGGTAGGCCATGACGCCCAGCGAGTACAGGTCATCCGCCGGGCCTGCCTTGTAGTGGGCCTCCGGGGTGGTGGCGTGGAGCTGGGCGAACGCCATGGCCTCGGGGCTCAGGTACACCTCGGTGCCAGGGGGCAACACGTGGGTGGTGAGCGGGGTGGCCCCCTCGTAATCGCCCGCGCCCAGGTCCATCAGCACCAACTGCTTGCCATCGGGGCGCACCAGCGTGTTGCCGCCCTTCACGTCCCGGTGCACGGCGTGTTGCCGGTGCACCGCCTCCAGTGCCCAGGCCGTCTGGATCAGCAACCGGGTGACTTGTCGGGCAGTCGGACAGGTTTGGCGCGCCCACTCGTACAGGGGCAGCCCCTCCACGTACTCCATCACCAGATAGGGAAAGCGCTCCGCTCCGCCTACCCACTGGCCCGCGGCCCGCAGCTTCACCACGCCTGGGTGCTTCACCCGCTGCAAGAGCTTGCCCTCGCGCACCAGCCGCGGGTCCCCGGGACACGTCGCCAGCTTCAACGCGTAGTGCCGCCCCCAGCGCCTGACGAGGTACACCGTCCCGTTTCCGCCCTGGCCCAGCGGACGCACCACGCGCCACGGGCCTACGCGGCGCCCTTGGGGCAAGGCGTCAGGGGGAGTGGGGCCTTCGGGGGGCTTTGCCCGGGGGAGCAAGGCCCGTAGCAGGTCCATGGTCGAATCCTCCTTGGTACCTCCCCAGCCTACCACCCTACCCATGAGGTTCCTATCTTCTGGTCCTGGGGTGTGATTCCGTCCGGCCAGGAGCGCAGATGAACCCTCTGGACCTCATTCCCGACGTGCGAGACGGGCTCACGCGCGCCGAGCGCATCGTCCTCGTGACGCTGCACCGTTTGGCGCAAGAGCGCCCGGGACGCTCCGTTCCCTCGGCCATGCTCTATGGACACGTGGTCGAACAGATCGACCTGAGCCCGGGCGAGTTTCAGGCGCTCTTGGCCCGGCTTACCGGCCGCCGCAGTCCGTGACGGGCGATTGCGAGGGGCAAGCTGTCCGCGCGCGAGCACTTTTACCCCCGCCAGAGGTCATGAGGTTAGGATGTGCGCCGCATGGCCATCTACATCCAGAGCCTCCACTTGCAGAACCTCCTGTCCTTCGGACTCGAGGCAGAGCCAGTGCCACTTGGAGATCTCAACGTCATCATTGGTCCCAACGGATCAGGCAAATCAAATCTTATTGCAGCCATTAGTCTGCTTGCCGCAACTCCTCGGACTTTGAGCGAAGCCATTCGGGCTGGAGGTGGCATAGATGAATGGATATGGAAAGGCGATAAGAGCCAGCGCAAAGCATGCATTGAGGCATCGATCGCCGCCATCGGTGCAATTCCAATAAAATATGAACTTTCGCTCAGCTCATTTTTCTCATGGTACACTCTATTGGAAGAGCGTATCGAACGCGCTGGTTCGCCATCGGAATCAGAAGAGCCGTTTTTATATTTCGGCAAAATCAATGGTGTCCCACACATTCGCATGCAAGGTAATCTCCAGCCGATAGATTTGCAGGCGTTTAACAGCAGTGAATCTATTCTCGCTCAGCGACGAGACCCAGTCGTCTATCCTGAGATGTTTGGTCTTTCGAATTTCTTCCAATCCATTCATATGTACCGGAATTGGAGTTTTGGCCGGGATGCCATGCCCCGGATGCCGCAGCCCGCCGATCTGCCCAACCATTCGCTCATGGAAGATGCGAGAAATCTGGGATTGGTGCTGAACAAGATTCGCAGAGATCCTGAAGCCAAGGACTCGCTGCTGAGGCATCTCAGCTTGATTTACGAGGGGGTTCGCGATGTCGACGTCAGCATTGAAGGTGGCGCTGTTCAAGTCTTCCTCCATGAGAACAAGTGGATCGTTCCGGCCACCCGTCTATCCGATGGAACCCTGCGCTGGCTTTCACTGCTGACGATTCTCGTCAGTCCTGGCATGCAGTCGCTCGTTTGTATTGAAGAGCCAGAAATGGGTCTTCACCCGGATCTGCTTCCGCCTCTCGCGCAACTTCTGCGCGAAGCCTCGCAGCGGATGCAGCTCATTGTGACGACGCATTCGGACGCACTGGTCGATGCTTTGTCGGACACGCCCGAGTCGGTTCTTGTCTGTGAAAAACATGATGGAAGCACTGGGATGCGACGGCTCCAGAGGGACGACTTGTCAGACTGGCTTGAGAAGTACACACTCGGGCAACTCTGGCGCCGTGGGGAACTGGGAGGGAACCGCTGGTGAGCGTGCGTATCTACGTTGAGGGTGGGGGGACTACGGGTGCTTTGAAGAGCGAGTGCCGCCGTGGCTTTGCGGAGTTTTTCAAGAAATTCCTCCCTGTAGGGAAGCAGCCGAAGGTCATTGCTTGCGGTAGCCGGAACGAGGCGCTCGACGATTTCCGGACGGCCCTGCGCAAGTCTCGCGGTGACTACATCGTTCTTTTGGTAGACGCCGAAGCTCCGGTTGGTTCAGCACAGGAGGTCTGGTCCCATTTGGAGCAGCGGGATGGCTGGACGCCTCCGGATGGAGCCACCGAGGACAATACCCACCTCATGGTTCAATGCATGGAAAGCTGGTTCCTGGCCGATGTTCCAGCGCTCAGTGCCTACTTCGGAAAGGGTTTCCAAGCTTCAGCCCTCCCCAAAAACCCTCACATCGAGGCCGTCTCCAAGCAGGACGTGCTCAAGGGGTTGGAGAACGCGACCCGGCAGGCCCAAACCAAGGGGATCTACTCCAAGGGAGGCCATAGCTTTGCTATTCTCGCACTCATTGATCCCGTCAAGGTGCGCCACGTGTCACCGCATGCAGAGCGCCTCGCTGCAACGCTCCTACGCCTTGCCGCCTGAGTCAGGGGCCCAGGCATTGCTCGAAGGGTCATCTCAAAACGACTGAACCCCAATGATGGCCACGCCGACGAGCCCTTCCCCCGCGATGAGTCCCGCGGCCAGAGGAACCACGCGGCCCTCCACGGCGGAGGGCTTCAGGCGACGGACGGCCTCCGTTGCCAGGCCTCCCAGGAAGAGCCCGAAGGAGGTGGAGGCTGGCAGCAGGCACGCCAGCCCCATGCCCAGGGGCGAAGGCACCCAGCGCCGGGCGCGCTCGGGCAAGAATTGCTCGGCGAGGGTGAGCACCGCCGCGCCAAGCGCCGCCCAGGCTCCGGCCATGCGCAAAGAGGGAGACAATCCGCTCACCCCAGACGAGAGCACTTCGGACAGGCTCGCGGTGGCAAAGGCGGCGGCAGCCGGAAAGTGCTCTCCTCCCAGCGCGGAGGGAGCCGGCACCAGCAAGTAGAAGAGGGGCACGGCGGCGGCGGCGCCCACCCCCGTGCCCAGCAATTGGGCGAGAAATTGGCGCCGGGGGTTGGCCCCCAGCAAGTGCCCCGTCTTGAGATCGCTCAGGAGATCCGCCGCGGAGGAGGCGGTGTTGACGGTGATGCCGGCGGTCACCAGGTTGGCCTCGACGTTGCGAGGCAGCAGGGCGCCATAGGTGAGCTGTGTCACCTGCCCCAATGCGCCCACGGGGGTGGCATCCGTCTCCCCCGTCACCCGGCACGAGATGAGGCATAGGAAGAAGGACATGGCCACCGCGAGGGTGGCATGGGGCACCGGGACACCAAAGCCCGTGAAGGCCAGCCAGACGGCGGCGGGGGTGAGCACCGCGATGCCTCCCACCACCCACCCTCGGGGGACCTGCAAGGCGTCCACGGGTTGAGGCGTCGCGGCACGAAGGGAGAGGAGGCCTCTCCACGCGCGGCCCAAGGCCTTGCCCTGGAGGGCAAAGCGCAGCAGCGAACTCGTGGTGAGTGCCGCGGCGCCGGGCCAGAGGCTCCAGGTGAGCATGTCCTGGATGCCTCCCTCGGAGGGGAGGACGCCGGCCGCGAACAGCCGAGGGGCCACGAGCCCATGGACGAGGAGTGCCCCCAGAAAGAGGGAAGCGGTGATGCGCAGCCCCAGGAGGGCGCCCGCGCCCACGGGCAGCAGGCTCGTCTCCAGCGCGAAGCCCAGGCGCTCCAGAGGCACTCCGCCCAGGGTGCCCGCGAAGGGGAAGGCAGAGGGGATGCTTCCCAGCGCATCGCGCCCCAGGGTGACGAGGCCCGACACCAGTCCTCCCAGGCCCAGGGCGCGCAGGCGAGGACGCGCCTCGTGACCGGTGGCGTGCAGCGAGCGCACGGTGACGGCGGCGGCGGTGCCGGTGGGGAAGGGAAGCTGTTCCCGGTCCACGAACTGCCGCTTGAGGGGCACGGCGAAGAAGACGCCCAGCGCGGACAGCACGAACGTCCACGGCACCAGCACCCACGCGGGAGGGTGATGGCCGGTGGTGAGCAGGTACGCGCCCTGGACGGACACCAGGGCCCCTCCGGTGGCGTAGCCCGCGGCGGAGGCCACGGCCTGGGCGCAGCAAAGCTCCAGCGGGGACAGCGGCATTCCCGCGAGCCGGGGCGTCAGTCTGCGCAAAGCGCCGTGCGTCGCATACGCCAACAGCCCGGCGGTGACGGCCACCCCGAAGGAGGGGCCTATCTTCAGCCCCGCGTACAGGTTGGTGGCGCAGGTGATGATGCCCAGGGCACTGCCGAGCAGCACCGCGCGGAGGGTGAGCTGCGGCAGCCGGTCTCCCTGGTACACCTCGCGAAGCCAGTAGGCGTCCGCCTCCTCCGGGGTGGCGCCGGG
Protein-coding sequences here:
- a CDS encoding PadR family transcriptional regulator; its protein translation is MSHRINVACLYVQSLPRFPEKARQAFAMLDGVEQTDSHVSGKSYGLKIIERVNERTKGAIQLNEGSVYPALKALEREGLLRSFDGEPMPERGGRPRRYYEITGEGLRVANEQRAAVIGLWEPAWVGA
- a CDS encoding DUF2381 family protein, with protein sequence MSIALSNRSKTFCLAPDFRLSLLLTWLWVLLPGTTAMAQLRGAPCQSGVRRIELPARPTLDVMDVCISPELSTTFVFDEEIARQTVTVEGAERFTRIEISDSTLRLIPSVKVLSGERLRLTLRFKGNSAPMGAAFWLAVHPAQAEALVEVFRQKRTVESCQQELADKDLQLRQCREENMRILSGAREPNGLVALLNAGLMDPRGISAKTFSKRSSPSSPGGLFEARSIVTYRSSQRVAVELWLRPLTNEPGWKIDDAALAGTGTHSLHVLSVRHQESLDEGALEQRVLIEAKATKEEAQGPFTLKLWDREGTRSIAFPGITFP
- a CDS encoding serine/threonine protein kinase, whose product is MDLLRALLPRAKPPEGPTPPDALPQGRRVGPWRVVRPLGQGGNGTVYLVRRWGRHYALKLATCPGDPRLVREGKLLQRVKHPGVVKLRAAGQWVGGAERFPYLVMEYVEGLPLYEWARQTCPTARQVTRLLIQTAWALEAVHRQHAVHRDVKGGNTLVRPDGKQLVLMDLGAGDYEGATPLTTHVLPPGTEVYLSPEAMAFAQLHATTPEAHYKAGPADDLYSLGVMAYRVLTGQYPFSTHLPRDMFWLAVSTQPARSAREANPRVPEALAAIVHRLLAKQPENRHAHAREVAEALEKASSEGGAEWDEPLSDAKKKAPKPQGVLRRRRAGNPRERAWMWQQLQKKHRLREGGPSQNDAVASAPHLSSRVPVNRKKHWGLRGLVLAIAVGGSLALLTPTRQVGEGDQEIARVPPSPDAGTGAAPFEAPISAPAAPAALDKDDPRVNPLSGSTSYPKLSKVLPLCVGLACAGGSPATRPMPPPEECPPGALQTMSDLGFEEGDYLHVSMIVPRKGEKRENVLVKEGPSTVLITRRYPTVPGKSFVSGRLLVGDRVYGRYTSLVLASGGPPLPVCMELVDIGVNRGLEREPESSETAVKVYHSGAVMFVDRFE
- a CDS encoding AAA family ATPase; its protein translation is MAIYIQSLHLQNLLSFGLEAEPVPLGDLNVIIGPNGSGKSNLIAAISLLAATPRTLSEAIRAGGGIDEWIWKGDKSQRKACIEASIAAIGAIPIKYELSLSSFFSWYTLLEERIERAGSPSESEEPFLYFGKINGVPHIRMQGNLQPIDLQAFNSSESILAQRRDPVVYPEMFGLSNFFQSIHMYRNWSFGRDAMPRMPQPADLPNHSLMEDARNLGLVLNKIRRDPEAKDSLLRHLSLIYEGVRDVDVSIEGGAVQVFLHENKWIVPATRLSDGTLRWLSLLTILVSPGMQSLVCIEEPEMGLHPDLLPPLAQLLREASQRMQLIVTTHSDALVDALSDTPESVLVCEKHDGSTGMRRLQRDDLSDWLEKYTLGQLWRRGELGGNRW
- a CDS encoding DUF4276 family protein; the protein is MSVRIYVEGGGTTGALKSECRRGFAEFFKKFLPVGKQPKVIACGSRNEALDDFRTALRKSRGDYIVLLVDAEAPVGSAQEVWSHLEQRDGWTPPDGATEDNTHLMVQCMESWFLADVPALSAYFGKGFQASALPKNPHIEAVSKQDVLKGLENATRQAQTKGIYSKGGHSFAILALIDPVKVRHVSPHAERLAATLLRLAA
- a CDS encoding OPT family oligopeptide transporter translates to MAPSLAPRPESVPAVPTPSSLTVMHIPGATPEEADAYWLREVYQGDRLPQLTLRAVLLGSALGIITCATNLYAGLKIGPSFGVAVTAGLLAYATHGALRRLTPRLAGMPLSPLELCCAQAVASAAGYATGGALVSVQGAYLLTTGHHPPAWVLVPWTFVLSALGVFFAVPLKRQFVDREQLPFPTGTAAAVTVRSLHATGHEARPRLRALGLGGLVSGLVTLGRDALGSIPSAFPFAGTLGGVPLERLGFALETSLLPVGAGALLGLRITASLFLGALLVHGLVAPRLFAAGVLPSEGGIQDMLTWSLWPGAAALTTSSLLRFALQGKALGRAWRGLLSLRAATPQPVDALQVPRGWVVGGIAVLTPAAVWLAFTGFGVPVPHATLAVAMSFFLCLISCRVTGETDATPVGALGQVTQLTYGALLPRNVEANLVTAGITVNTASSAADLLSDLKTGHLLGANPRRQFLAQLLGTGVGAAAAVPLFYLLVPAPSALGGEHFPAAAAFATASLSEVLSSGVSGLSPSLRMAGAWAALGAAVLTLAEQFLPERARRWVPSPLGMGLACLLPASTSFGLFLGGLATEAVRRLKPSAVEGRVVPLAAGLIAGEGLVGVAIIGVQSF